A single window of Streptomyces xanthii DNA harbors:
- a CDS encoding polysaccharide deacetylase family protein, with protein sequence MKTDQDTAAPARHAASGRRTFLRGFTAVAVAALTGCSATDRAGGPSGASPSAAPAAGAPAARPLAPSAYRLRPIGGYGPQRTAPQRLAVRRAPLLSMDFGPDERAMVLTFDDGPDPRFTPEILRTLRRHEVRAMFFVCGEMAVENKDLLREMADDGHVIGNHTWTHPLLTKLTRARMRPEIERTCEVVQDATGEAPAWFRAPYGAWNRSAFRLGAELGMEPLAWTVDSLDWTTPGTRTIVSRVLGGAAPGVVVLNHDAGGDRAQSVAALHRYLPRLLDDGYRLTVPRRRGL encoded by the coding sequence ATGAAAACAGATCAGGACACCGCGGCTCCGGCCCGGCATGCGGCCTCGGGCCGGCGCACCTTCCTGCGCGGGTTCACCGCCGTCGCCGTGGCCGCCCTCACCGGCTGCTCCGCGACCGACCGCGCGGGCGGCCCGTCCGGCGCGAGCCCGAGCGCGGCCCCCGCCGCCGGCGCCCCCGCCGCCCGGCCCCTCGCACCCTCCGCCTACCGGCTGCGGCCGATCGGCGGGTACGGGCCCCAGCGCACCGCCCCGCAGCGCCTCGCGGTCCGGCGCGCGCCCTTGCTCAGCATGGACTTCGGACCGGACGAGCGGGCCATGGTGCTCACCTTCGACGACGGCCCCGACCCGCGCTTCACCCCCGAGATCCTGCGCACCCTGCGGCGCCACGAGGTGCGCGCCATGTTCTTCGTGTGCGGCGAGATGGCCGTGGAGAACAAGGACCTGCTGCGCGAGATGGCCGACGACGGCCACGTCATCGGCAACCACACCTGGACGCATCCGCTCCTGACGAAGCTCACCCGCGCGCGCATGCGCCCCGAGATCGAGCGCACCTGCGAGGTCGTCCAGGACGCGACGGGGGAGGCCCCCGCCTGGTTCCGCGCCCCCTACGGCGCCTGGAACCGCTCCGCGTTCCGCCTCGGCGCCGAGCTCGGCATGGAGCCGCTCGCCTGGACCGTCGACAGCCTCGACTGGACCACGCCGGGCACCCGCACGATCGTCTCCCGGGTGCTGGGCGGCGCCGCGCCCGGCGTCGTGGTCCTCAACCACGACGCCGGCGGCGACCGCGCGCAGAGCGTCGCCGCCCTGCACAGGTACCTGCCCCGGCTGCTCGACGACGGCTACCGCCTGACCGTGCCGCGCCGCCGGGGCCTGTGA
- a CDS encoding type 2 periplasmic-binding domain-containing protein: MSTGVSRRRFLGLSTAVAAGAASSFLTGCGSSTAGKGEAASAKVKLPAYVPFTGVKPDLPPNAKGLSAGFLSYPKELAQSVAKVPGDGSKVSMLTEIWVQPPLPKGSNAHWKQVSSKLGVDLSAILGTDPGYEEKFPAIVAGGDLPDLMWIPPNQGLQHIAQLLESKMADITEYVSGDAVKDYPNLANMTPAHWKTAVVNGKIWGAPSPYPALGQVYGGNPKIWAKADGFSAQSTEEFMDKCKEVTGGNTWALEPIYGNAVSVLSQCYGAPNKWGRDKSGKVTFWMESEQYLEALNFVVKLKKAGVFYPGDPKMADAYLKLAQGRIGACVYANPTGARKDTRTNDPALAAEILIPFDADGAKANAHYHAFGTIGYTAIKKGSEKRVRMMLEILNYLAAPYGTKEREFLEFGAEGSDFTYDDKGFPQRTKKGKQEVEGLWSGLATATTAPFVLAPSVFPGSHGVQDVKDMYGVEQELLRTAVQNATVGHYSDAYTEHYGRLSTEANDLVNDIVAGRRKISEWKPFWSEWGPKGLDKMKQEFQKSLEAGDA, encoded by the coding sequence ATGAGCACCGGTGTGTCCCGACGCCGTTTCCTCGGCCTGAGCACCGCCGTCGCGGCGGGCGCCGCCTCCTCCTTCCTCACCGGCTGCGGAAGCTCCACCGCCGGCAAGGGCGAGGCCGCCTCCGCCAAGGTCAAACTGCCCGCCTACGTCCCCTTCACCGGCGTCAAGCCCGACCTGCCGCCCAACGCGAAGGGCCTGTCCGCCGGCTTCCTCTCCTACCCGAAGGAACTCGCGCAGAGCGTCGCGAAGGTCCCCGGCGACGGCTCCAAGGTCTCGATGCTCACCGAGATCTGGGTCCAGCCCCCGCTGCCCAAGGGCTCCAACGCCCACTGGAAGCAGGTCAGCTCCAAGCTCGGCGTCGACCTGTCCGCGATCCTCGGCACCGACCCCGGCTACGAGGAGAAGTTCCCCGCGATCGTCGCCGGCGGCGATCTGCCCGACCTCATGTGGATCCCGCCCAACCAGGGCCTGCAGCACATCGCGCAGCTCCTGGAGTCCAAGATGGCCGACATCACGGAGTACGTCTCCGGCGACGCGGTCAAGGACTACCCGAACCTCGCCAACATGACCCCGGCGCACTGGAAGACCGCCGTCGTCAACGGCAAGATCTGGGGCGCCCCCAGCCCCTACCCCGCCCTCGGCCAGGTCTACGGCGGCAACCCCAAGATCTGGGCGAAGGCCGACGGCTTCTCGGCGCAGAGCACCGAGGAGTTCATGGACAAGTGCAAGGAGGTCACCGGCGGCAACACCTGGGCCCTCGAACCGATCTACGGCAACGCCGTCAGCGTCCTCAGCCAGTGCTACGGCGCACCCAACAAGTGGGGCCGCGACAAGAGCGGCAAGGTCACCTTCTGGATGGAGTCCGAGCAGTACCTCGAAGCGCTCAACTTCGTCGTCAAGCTCAAGAAGGCCGGAGTCTTCTACCCCGGAGACCCCAAGATGGCCGACGCCTACCTCAAGCTCGCCCAGGGCCGCATCGGCGCCTGCGTCTACGCCAACCCCACCGGCGCCCGCAAGGACACCCGCACCAACGACCCGGCCCTCGCCGCCGAGATCCTCATCCCCTTCGACGCCGACGGCGCCAAGGCCAACGCGCACTACCACGCGTTCGGCACCATCGGATACACGGCGATCAAGAAGGGCAGCGAGAAGCGCGTCCGGATGATGCTGGAGATCCTGAACTACCTCGCCGCGCCCTACGGAACCAAGGAACGCGAGTTCCTGGAGTTCGGCGCCGAGGGCAGCGACTTCACCTACGACGACAAGGGCTTCCCGCAGCGCACCAAGAAGGGCAAGCAGGAGGTCGAGGGCCTGTGGAGCGGCCTGGCCACCGCCACCACGGCCCCCTTCGTCCTCGCCCCGTCCGTCTTCCCCGGCAGCCACGGCGTCCAGGACGTCAAGGACATGTACGGGGTCGAGCAGGAGCTCCTGCGCACGGCCGTCCAGAACGCCACCGTCGGCCACTACTCGGACGCGTACACCGAGCACTACGGGCGCCTGTCGACCGAGGCCAACGACCTGGTCAACGACATCGTCGCCGGACGCCGCAAGATCAGCGAGTGGAAGCCGTTCTGGTCGGAGTGGGGCCCCAAGGGACTCGACAAGATGAAGCAGGAGTTCCAGAAGTCCCTCGAGGCCGGTGACGCGTGA
- a CDS encoding carbohydrate ABC transporter permease: MTFSLPLLKPRPEDARPAWEEPPSPLGKSAKAVVLTVICAVMILPFLTVLSTSLASREEITASGGFVLFPTDPTFEAYTTILSGGLVTRAVLVSIGITVVGTTLSLLTTVGLAYALSKRGVPGSKPVLLMVLFTLLFAPGMIPMYVLVKELGLRDSYWSLILPGLINAFNLVVMRAFFMNIPEELYQAARIDGAGDWRVLTRIVMPLSKGVIAVVGLFYAVTYWNAFFNAMLYLDDSGKWPIQVVLRSYVVQGKAITSDQLGVTHMAPPQSISMAVVMLALLPILLLFPFLQKYFSKGVLTGAIKG, translated from the coding sequence CGGCCGGAGGACGCCCGCCCCGCCTGGGAGGAGCCGCCGAGCCCGCTCGGCAAGAGCGCCAAGGCCGTCGTCCTCACCGTCATCTGCGCCGTGATGATCCTGCCGTTCCTCACGGTCCTGTCCACGAGCCTCGCCTCCCGCGAGGAGATCACCGCGTCCGGCGGCTTCGTCCTCTTCCCGACGGACCCCACCTTCGAGGCGTACACCACGATCCTGTCCGGCGGCCTCGTCACCCGGGCCGTCCTCGTCAGCATCGGCATCACCGTCGTCGGCACGACGCTGTCGCTCCTGACGACCGTCGGCCTCGCCTACGCCCTGTCCAAGCGCGGCGTCCCCGGCAGCAAGCCGGTCCTGCTCATGGTCCTGTTCACCCTGCTCTTCGCGCCCGGCATGATCCCCATGTACGTCCTGGTCAAGGAGCTGGGGCTGCGCGACTCGTACTGGTCGCTGATCCTGCCCGGCCTGATCAACGCCTTCAACCTCGTCGTCATGCGGGCCTTCTTCATGAACATCCCCGAGGAGCTCTACCAGGCCGCCCGCATCGACGGCGCCGGCGACTGGCGCGTCCTCACCCGCATCGTCATGCCGCTGTCCAAGGGCGTCATCGCCGTCGTCGGCCTCTTCTACGCCGTCACGTACTGGAACGCCTTCTTCAACGCGATGCTCTACCTCGACGACTCCGGCAAGTGGCCCATCCAGGTGGTGCTGCGCAGTTACGTCGTCCAGGGCAAGGCCATCACCTCCGACCAGCTGGGGGTGACCCACATGGCGCCGCCGCAGTCCATCTCCATGGCCGTCGTCATGCTCGCGCTGCTGCCGATCCTGCTGCTCTTCCCCTTCCTGCAGAAGTACTTCAGCAAGGGCGTGCTCACCGGCGCGATCAAGGGCTGA
- a CDS encoding SAM-dependent methyltransferase — MERPAWAPQGIDISVPSVSRIYDYYLGGSHNFEVDREAARKAMEFMPGLPKIMQANRAFMRRAVRHAVDEGITQFLDIGSGIPTFGNVHEVAQKASPGARVVYVDHDPVAVAHSRAVLEGNADTAVLSADLRKPRDILASAEVRGLLDLDRPVALLLVAVLHFIEDADDPYGAVTELAEALAPGSMLVVTHASYQGMPISQEQAGGTVGVYRDTVRNPLIMRTPAEIGRFFDGFEVVEPGIVPMPVWRPETAPEDEDPYTFAGYVGVGRKA; from the coding sequence ATGGAGCGTCCTGCCTGGGCCCCGCAGGGCATCGACATCTCGGTGCCCAGCGTCTCCCGGATATACGACTACTACCTGGGCGGTTCGCACAACTTCGAGGTGGACCGGGAAGCCGCGCGCAAGGCCATGGAGTTCATGCCGGGCCTGCCGAAGATCATGCAGGCGAACCGGGCGTTCATGCGGCGGGCCGTGCGCCACGCCGTCGACGAGGGCATCACCCAGTTCCTCGACATCGGCTCCGGCATCCCCACGTTCGGCAACGTCCACGAGGTGGCGCAGAAGGCGAGCCCCGGCGCCCGCGTGGTCTACGTCGACCACGACCCGGTCGCCGTCGCGCACAGCCGCGCGGTCCTGGAGGGCAACGCGGACACCGCCGTCCTCTCCGCCGACCTGCGCAAGCCCCGCGACATCCTCGCCAGTGCCGAGGTGCGCGGACTGCTCGACCTCGACCGGCCCGTCGCCCTCCTGCTCGTCGCCGTCCTCCACTTCATCGAGGACGCCGACGACCCGTACGGCGCGGTCACCGAGCTCGCCGAGGCACTGGCCCCCGGCAGCATGCTCGTCGTCACGCACGCCTCCTACCAGGGAATGCCCATCTCGCAGGAGCAGGCGGGCGGCACCGTCGGCGTCTACCGGGACACCGTGCGCAACCCGCTGATCATGCGCACGCCCGCGGAGATCGGCCGCTTCTTCGACGGGTTCGAGGTCGTGGAGCCCGGCATCGTGCCGATGCCGGTGTGGCGGCCCGAGACAGCGCCGGAGGACGAGGACCCGTACACCTTCGCGGGCTATGTGGGAGTGGGGCGCAAGGCGTGA
- a CDS encoding bestrophin-like domain has product MSEWLVLALAMIAVCAVVLVVQVLQQRRIGDDDDPSETPDVIEYMTMMIGVVYAIVLGLAIAGVWEARSAAQDHVRNEAQALHEVHERVRVYPADVRTRIRADVDTYVSHVVTTEWHAMRTKGELTDRGTELLDQVRHDVTDYKPRNDFEAQAYQPLLDQVTAADDARNARADSTGATMPGVVWFGLIVGGLVTIGMIFVLQIRRTPRELILAGLFSALFAFLLFLIWDFDAPYSRGVAATAEPFLMLFPGAG; this is encoded by the coding sequence ATGTCGGAATGGCTTGTACTCGCCCTCGCGATGATCGCGGTGTGCGCCGTGGTCCTCGTCGTCCAGGTGCTGCAACAGCGCCGGATCGGCGACGACGACGACCCGTCGGAGACCCCCGACGTCATCGAGTACATGACGATGATGATCGGCGTGGTGTACGCGATCGTCCTGGGTCTGGCCATCGCCGGGGTCTGGGAGGCGCGCAGCGCGGCCCAGGACCACGTGCGCAACGAGGCCCAGGCGCTGCACGAGGTCCACGAACGGGTCCGGGTGTACCCGGCGGACGTACGCACCCGGATCCGGGCGGATGTCGACACGTATGTCAGCCATGTCGTGACGACCGAGTGGCACGCGATGCGCACCAAGGGTGAGCTCACCGACCGGGGCACCGAACTGCTGGACCAGGTGCGGCACGACGTCACCGACTACAAGCCGCGCAACGACTTCGAGGCCCAGGCCTATCAGCCGCTGCTCGACCAGGTGACGGCGGCCGACGACGCCCGCAACGCCCGGGCGGACTCGACCGGGGCGACGATGCCGGGGGTCGTCTGGTTCGGCCTGATCGTCGGCGGGCTCGTCACGATCGGCATGATCTTCGTGCTGCAGATCCGGCGCACCCCGCGCGAGCTGATCCTCGCCGGGCTCTTCTCCGCCCTGTTCGCGTTCCTGCTGTTCCTCATCTGGGACTTCGACGCCCCCTACAGCCGGGGTGTCGCGGCAACGGCCGAACCGTTCCTGATGCTGTTCCCCGGCGCCGGGTGA
- a CDS encoding SCO0930 family lipoprotein, with translation MKTSWRSASFVATAAALLALTTACGQDRGDVTGTSQNVGDAAPAQGGYGSGADGYGSDGYGSSGDTAAKTESAGQLAVWDSKKLGGVVTDSAGFTLYRFDKDTAQPPQSNCDDACLKAWPAVPADGAKAAPGVDPSLLGEVTAADGTKQLTLDGWPMYRYAKDAKPGDAKGQGVGGVWYAAAPDGKKASPAAAARPADLKGLSTRKDPKLGEIVVDREGRTVYRFLKDSAWPIKSNCVGACAEKWPAVAPVAKNDTKGIPLKGYMTFTRPDGTKQQTLNCWPVYTFSGDKKPGDTNGQGVGGTWYAAGPDGKPVGAPK, from the coding sequence ATGAAGACCTCCTGGCGCAGCGCCTCGTTCGTGGCGACGGCCGCGGCCCTGCTGGCCCTGACGACGGCATGCGGTCAGGACCGGGGCGACGTGACCGGTACGAGCCAGAACGTGGGCGACGCGGCGCCCGCGCAGGGCGGTTACGGATCGGGCGCGGACGGCTACGGCTCCGACGGTTACGGCTCGTCGGGGGACACGGCCGCCAAGACCGAGTCCGCGGGACAGCTCGCCGTCTGGGACAGCAAGAAGCTCGGCGGCGTCGTCACCGACAGCGCAGGGTTCACCCTGTACCGCTTCGACAAGGACACCGCGCAGCCACCGCAGTCGAACTGCGACGACGCGTGCCTCAAGGCCTGGCCGGCCGTGCCCGCCGACGGCGCGAAGGCGGCGCCCGGCGTCGACCCCTCCCTGCTCGGTGAGGTCACCGCCGCCGACGGCACCAAGCAGCTCACCCTCGACGGCTGGCCCATGTACCGCTACGCGAAGGACGCCAAGCCGGGCGACGCGAAGGGGCAGGGCGTGGGCGGCGTCTGGTATGCGGCGGCGCCCGACGGCAAGAAGGCGAGCCCTGCGGCGGCCGCCCGCCCGGCGGACCTCAAGGGCCTTTCCACCCGCAAGGACCCGAAGCTCGGAGAGATCGTCGTCGACCGGGAGGGCAGGACCGTCTACCGCTTCCTCAAGGACTCCGCCTGGCCCATCAAGTCGAACTGCGTGGGCGCCTGCGCCGAGAAGTGGCCCGCCGTCGCGCCGGTCGCCAAGAACGACACCAAGGGCATTCCGCTCAAGGGATACATGACCTTCACCCGACCCGACGGTACGAAGCAGCAGACCCTGAACTGCTGGCCGGTCTACACGTTTTCCGGCGACAAGAAGCCGGGCGACACCAACGGCCAGGGGGTGGGCGGCACTTGGTACGCGGCGGGCCCGGACGGAAAGCCCGTCGGCGCCCCGAAGTGA
- a CDS encoding amino acid permease: MAKLRMGQGVLRRKPIEQIEDTESGAGGESAQLTRTLGLTQLTAIGVGGIIGAGIFTLAGTVANEKAGPAVLISFLIAGVASAAAALSYAEFAGLIPKAGSAYTYGYAVLGELVGWFIGWDLLLEYTAIVAVVAIGISGYFSFLLGEMGLELPKWMLGAPGTGDGHKVDLFAALLCLLIAYLLTLGIKNAARFETVVVVLKVLVVIVVIAVGFFHIDTGNYTPFFPFGVSGAFTGAATVFFAVFGYDAMSTAAEESKDAQRHMPKAIIYSLAISMVLYVLACLVLTGMQNYKDIDPESGFSTAFKSVGLSGLADVIAVGAIIGILTVMFTFMLGVTRVWFSMSRDGLLPKWFAKTHPTRHVPTRVTWIVGFASAAIAGFLPIGEAAELTNIGILLAFVVVCVAVIVLRYRQPELPRTFRTPGMPFVPAIGVVFSIWLITFLEWQTWVRFAVWFVVGLVIYFGYSYKRSELNRTES, encoded by the coding sequence ATGGCCAAACTACGGATGGGACAGGGCGTACTGCGCCGCAAGCCCATCGAACAGATCGAGGACACGGAGTCCGGGGCGGGTGGCGAGTCGGCACAGCTGACCCGCACGCTCGGTCTGACGCAGCTCACCGCCATCGGCGTGGGCGGCATCATCGGCGCGGGCATCTTCACGCTCGCGGGCACGGTCGCGAACGAGAAGGCCGGCCCCGCCGTGCTGATCTCGTTCCTCATCGCGGGTGTGGCGAGCGCGGCGGCCGCCCTGTCGTACGCCGAGTTCGCCGGCCTGATCCCCAAGGCCGGCTCCGCCTACACGTACGGGTACGCGGTGCTCGGCGAGCTGGTGGGCTGGTTCATCGGCTGGGACCTGCTCCTGGAGTACACGGCGATCGTCGCGGTGGTGGCCATCGGCATCTCCGGCTATTTCAGCTTCCTGCTCGGAGAGATGGGCCTGGAGCTGCCGAAGTGGATGCTGGGCGCGCCCGGTACGGGTGACGGGCACAAGGTCGACCTGTTCGCGGCGCTGCTGTGTCTGCTGATCGCGTATCTGCTCACGCTCGGCATCAAGAACGCGGCCCGTTTCGAGACGGTCGTCGTGGTGCTGAAGGTCCTCGTGGTGATCGTGGTGATCGCGGTGGGCTTCTTCCACATCGACACCGGGAACTACACGCCGTTCTTCCCGTTCGGGGTGAGCGGGGCGTTCACGGGCGCCGCGACGGTGTTCTTCGCCGTGTTCGGCTACGACGCGATGTCGACGGCGGCCGAGGAGTCCAAGGACGCGCAGCGGCACATGCCGAAGGCGATCATCTACTCGCTGGCCATCTCGATGGTGCTGTACGTGCTGGCCTGCCTGGTGCTGACGGGCATGCAGAACTACAAGGACATCGACCCGGAGAGCGGCTTCTCGACGGCGTTCAAGTCGGTCGGTCTGAGCGGGCTCGCGGACGTGATCGCGGTCGGCGCGATCATCGGCATCCTCACCGTGATGTTCACGTTCATGCTGGGTGTGACGCGCGTGTGGTTCTCGATGTCGCGTGACGGGCTGCTGCCGAAGTGGTTCGCGAAGACGCATCCGACGCGGCACGTGCCGACGCGCGTGACGTGGATCGTCGGGTTCGCGTCGGCCGCCATCGCCGGGTTCCTGCCGATCGGCGAGGCGGCCGAGCTGACCAACATCGGCATCCTGCTGGCGTTCGTCGTGGTGTGCGTCGCGGTGATCGTGCTGCGCTACCGGCAGCCGGAGCTGCCGCGCACGTTCCGCACGCCGGGCATGCCGTTCGTGCCCGCGATCGGGGTCGTCTTCTCGATCTGGCTGATCACGTTCCTGGAATGGCAGACGTGGGTGCGGTTCGCCGTCTGGTTCGTGGTCGGGCTCGTCATCTACTTCGGATACTCGTACAAGAGGTCCGAGCTGAACCGCACCGAGTCCTAG
- a CDS encoding universal stress protein: MNEQQPPQFERGTDGPKVILVGMDGSDSSFRAAAYAGGLARRQNALLAVVYVQPVMAAGTALGVPVAEVTDEVAEGLIAEIRAAAERVKGIYDVRWEFHTFRGDPYNGLVTAAEKLTADAVVVGASEQAGHRIIGSVAVRLVKAGRWPVTVVP; the protein is encoded by the coding sequence GTGAACGAACAGCAGCCCCCACAGTTCGAACGCGGCACGGACGGCCCGAAGGTGATCCTCGTCGGCATGGACGGATCGGACTCCTCGTTCCGCGCCGCCGCCTACGCCGGCGGCCTGGCCCGGCGGCAGAACGCCCTGCTCGCGGTCGTGTACGTGCAGCCCGTGATGGCGGCCGGGACCGCCCTCGGGGTGCCGGTCGCCGAGGTGACCGACGAGGTCGCGGAGGGGCTCATCGCCGAGATCCGCGCGGCCGCGGAGCGGGTGAAGGGCATATACGACGTGCGCTGGGAGTTCCACACCTTCCGCGGCGACCCGTACAACGGCCTGGTCACCGCCGCCGAGAAGCTGACGGCGGACGCGGTGGTCGTCGGGGCCTCGGAGCAGGCGGGACACCGGATCATCGGCTCGGTGGCGGTGCGCCTGGTGAAGGCGGGGCGCTGGCCGGTGACCGTGGTGCCGTAG
- a CDS encoding class F sortase, with product MFKPAFAEEERPRKRAPWGVIALVLLTGLALIRNGSGEFDVGPPQPAPAAAADTRIPAALKSAGAPQPLPFSMADRVRIPAIRVDAPVTAVGLDAEGWVDAPPPQDPNLAGQFTGSVSPGEQGTAIVVGHVDNMQGPAVFYGLGSVKKGNHVEVLRRDGRTAVFEVYGIEVFEKANFPGEKVYGPTGTPELRVITCGGGFSKQNGYDGNVVVFARLVSVR from the coding sequence ATGTTCAAGCCAGCCTTCGCCGAAGAGGAGCGACCCAGGAAGCGAGCCCCGTGGGGCGTGATAGCGCTGGTGCTGCTCACCGGTCTGGCGCTGATCCGCAACGGTTCGGGAGAGTTCGACGTCGGTCCGCCGCAGCCCGCGCCGGCCGCCGCGGCGGACACCCGGATCCCCGCGGCGCTCAAGTCCGCGGGCGCCCCGCAGCCGCTGCCGTTCTCGATGGCGGACCGGGTGCGCATCCCGGCGATCCGGGTGGACGCTCCGGTCACCGCGGTCGGTCTGGACGCGGAGGGCTGGGTCGACGCGCCACCGCCGCAGGACCCGAACCTCGCGGGCCAGTTCACGGGCTCGGTCTCACCGGGTGAGCAGGGCACGGCCATCGTGGTCGGGCATGTCGACAACATGCAGGGCCCGGCCGTGTTCTACGGGCTCGGCTCCGTGAAGAAGGGCAACCACGTCGAGGTGCTGCGCCGGGACGGCAGGACGGCCGTCTTCGAGGTGTACGGGATCGAGGTGTTCGAGAAGGCGAACTTCCCGGGCGAGAAGGTCTACGGCCCGACGGGCACCCCCGAGCTGCGGGTGATCACCTGCGGCGGCGGCTTCTCGAAGCAGAACGGCTACGACGGAAACGTCGTGGTCTTCGCCCGCCTGGTGTCCGTGCGCTGA